The Pseudomonas pergaminensis nucleotide sequence CAGCCAAGCACTCATATGAAAACAGCCGATCAAAAAGTATCCGCTTTTTGATCGGCCATAGTTGAATCGCTTAGAGGTAAACCAATGTAAGCGTGGCGCGCCCATCAAGAATGACATCGCGATTTAGCGTCAAGTCTTGAGCCTTATTGATAACCGCTCTAACAGCGATAGTCCCGCTCATCTGGGAGAGTGACGCCGGGACAAGGACTACACCGCTGCGCCAGGAATATTGACTTGACTGCCATGCGACTTTGCCATCACTGTTCTGCCAGGCACCGGCGTTGGTACCACGCGTAATAAGAGAAAGCGTTTTACCTGTCGACTGCAGGTCTTTAAGCGTGATCGCATAACCACCCGTGTTTTTTTGTGCGACCGTACCCAAGCCAAAGTTGTGAATGTCCCTATGACCTTGGTTAAGCGCGCTCAGAATGTCTCTCACCCTGCTGTTCGGCTGCAGGTCGTCAAATGTCAGCCCGAACTGGGTGTAGCCTGCTCCGCAATTGATCGTCACGGGCGTGGTCATCTCCCGCAGCGGTGTATAGGCCGTCTGGGATAACGAGCTCGAGGGAATATCCCCATAATTGATATTGCCCCCTCCGGTCATGCTGAGGTTGCAAGAAGCGGGTTTGATCGTGCCCCTGACGCTCAACTGGGCACTCGTTGTTGCCTGTGCACCAAAAGCCGCAGCCAGGCAAGCGATACCCAGAGTCAATCCAACAATCTTTTTCATGTTCGACCTGTCACTTAAAGTTAGCAGGCGCATTTATTTCTGTTTTGGATAACCGACGACAAATAAATAACGCCACGGCACAATTGCCGAGTGACAGTCTGTCTTGTCGATGCCCAATTAAAGAATAAGACAACACCTCAATTACTGTCGGAGGCATATAAACAAGCTGTCGGCAGTGCGTTTTTCGGCAGTAGTACTGAGTCAGGCACCAAAAAGAAAACCGGCACTGAATTTGTAGGCGACATCATAATCACCCCTCCAACAGTGCAAAGTTACATATTCCTACATACCTCGAATACATCGCTAACAGAAGCGCGAAAGCGCAACCTACATATCCCACAGGAATTACCTACAGACCACCTCAGGGAAATTCCCCAAGCACTACGCGTTGGCGTCAGCGGTCGATCGTGGCACGATGGTCAGGTTATCGACCGAGACCCCCAAACCATGCCGCAATCCCAAGCCAAGAATCTGTCCCTGATCGCCGCCATCGACCTGGGCTCCAACAGCTTTCACATGGTCGTGGCCAAGGCCCAGAACGGTGAAATCCGCATCCTTGAGCGACTTGGCGAGAAGGTGCAACTGGCTGCCGGGATCGACGACGAGCGCCAGCTCAATGAAGAATCCATGCAGCGCGGGCTCGATTGCCTGAAGCGGTTTGCCCAACTGATCAACGGCATGCCCCTGGGCGCCGTTCGAATCGTCGGCACCAACGCGTTGCGCGAAGCCCGCAACCGTGGCGAATTCATCCGCCGCGCCGAGGAGATCCTTGGGCACCCGGTGGAAGTCATCTCCGGTCGCGAGGAGGCACGTCTTATCTATCTGGGCGTGTCCCACACCCTGGCCGACACCCCCGGCAAACGCCTGGTCGCCGACATCGGCGGCGGCAGTACCGAATTCATCATCGGCCAGCGCTTTGAACCGCTGCTGCGCGAAAGCCTGCAGATGGGCTGCGTCAGCTACACCCAGCGCTATTTCAAGGACGGCAAGATCACCCCGGCGCGCTACGCCCAGGCCTACACGGCGGCGCGCCTGGAGATCATGAGCATCGAGCACGCCCTGCACCGCCTGACCTGGGATGAAGCCATCGGCTCGTCCGGCACCATTCGCGCCATCGGCCTGGCCCTCAAGGCTGGCGGCCATGGCACCGGCGAAGTCAACGCCGAAGGCCTGGCCTGGCTCAAGCGCAAACTGTTCAAGCTGGGGGACGCCGAGAAAATCGACTTCGACGGCATCAAGCCGGACCGCCGCACGATCTTCCCGGCGGGCCTGGCAATTCTCGAAGCGATCTTCGACGCCCTCGAACTGCAACGCATGGACCACTGCGACGGCGCCCTGCGGGAAGGCGTGCTCTACGACCTGCTGGGTCGCCATCACCACGAAGACGTGCGTGAGCGCACGCTCACCTCGTTGATGGAGCGCTACCACGTCGACCTGGAACAAGCCGCCCGTGTCGAGCGCAAAGCCCTGCACGCCTTCGACCAGGTGGCCGAGGACTGGGACCTGGAAGACGGCGTCTGGCGCGAACTGCTGGGCTGGGCCGCCAAGGTGCACGAAGTGGGCCTGGATATCGCCCACTATCATTACCACAAGCACGGCGCCTACCTGATCGAACACTCGGACTTGGCCGGTTTCTCCCGCGAGGACCAGCAAATGCTCGCCCTGTTGGTGCGCGGCCATCGCCGTAACATCCCCAAGGACAAGTTCGCTGAATTCGGCGACGAAGGCATCAAGCTGATTCGCCTGTGCGTGTTGCTGCGCTTTGCGATCCTGTTCCACCACATCCGTGGCACCCAGGAAATGCCCCAGGTGACCCTGCGCGCCAACGACGACAGCCTGGACGTGGTGTTTCCGAAAGGCTGGCTGGATGAGAACCAGCTGACCCAGGCGGACTTCGCCCAGGAAGCGGAGTGGCTGACGCGGGTGGGGTTCAGCCTGAACCTGCGCTGACCTGACCTGAAGAACTCTGCAAAACAAATGTGGGAGGGGGCTTGCCCCCGATGGCGGTGGACCAGTCAATGAATCTGTTGACTGACACCGTCATCGGGGGCAAGCCCCCTCCCACATTTTCAGACCGCGTCGGTTTTTAATTCACCGTCAGAATCGGGCTACCCAACTTCTCCAACAACGTCGCCTGCGCACTGCGCGGGTTCTGGTTGCCGGTCGGCGTGTTGCGCACGTAGCGGCCGTCCGACTGCAGGCTCCAGCTGTGGGTGTTGTCGGTCAGGTAGCTTTCCAGCTCCTTCTTGACCCGCATGATCAGCTTCTTGCCTTCCACCGGGAAGCAGGTCTCTACACGCTTATCGAGGTTGCGCTCCATCCAGTCGGCGCTGGAGAGGAACATCTGCTCTTCGCCACCGTTAAGGAAGTAAAACACCCGCGTGTGTTCCAGGAAGCGGCCGATGATCGAGCGCACATGAATGTTGTGCGACACCCCGACAATGCCAGGGCGCAGGCAGCACATGCCGCGCACCACCAGGTCGATACGCACGCCGGACTGGCTGGCCTTGTACAGCGCGCGGATGATCTTCGGATCGGTCAGCGAGTTGAACTTGGCGATGATGTGCGCCGGCTTGCCGTCCAGGGCGAACTGGGTCTCGCGGGCAATCATGTCGAGCATGCCCTTCTTTAAGGTGAACGGCGCGTGCAGCAGCTTCTTCATGCGCAAGGTCTTGCCCATGCCGATCAACTGGCTGAACAGCTTCCCGACGTCTTCACACAAGGCATCGTCGGAGGTCAGCAGGCTGTAGTCGGTATAGAGCTTGGCGTTGCCGGCGTGGTAGTTGCCGGTGCCCAAGTGGGCGTAACGCACGATCTCACCGGCTTCGCGGCGCAGGATCAGCATCATCTTGGCGTGGGTCTTGAAGCCGACCACACCGTAGATCACCACCGCGCCTGCCGCCTGCAGACGGCTGGCCAGTTGCAGGTTGGACTCTTCGTCGAAGCGTGCACGCAACTCGATCACCGCGGTGACTTCTTTGCCGTTACGCGCGGCGTCGACCAAGGCGTCGACGATTTCCGAGTTGGCGCCGGAACGGTACAGGGTCTGGCGTACAGCGAGTACGTGCGGGTCCTTGGCGGCCTGGCGCAGCAGGTCGACCACCGGGGTGAAGGACTCGAAGGGGTGCAGCAGCAGGATGTCCTGCTTGCTCACCACACTGAAAATGTTCTCGCTGTTCTGCAGCAGTTTGGGGATTTGCGGGGTGAACGGCGTGTATTGCAACTCCGGATGGCTGTCCAGGCCGGTGATGCTGAACAGACGCGTCAGGTTCACCGGACCATTGACCTGGTACAACTCGGTCTCGCCCAGGTTGAATTGCTTGAGCAGGTAGTCCGACAGGTGTTTCGGGCAGGTATCGGCCACTTCGAGGCGCACCGCATCACCGTAACGCCGCGAGAACAGCTCACCGCGCAGGGCACGGGCCAAGTCTTCGACGTCTTCGGAGTCCAGCGCCAGGTCGGCGTTACGGGTCAGGCGGAATTGGTAGCAGCCTTTTACCTTCATGCCCTGGAACAGGTCATCGGCGTGCGCATGGATCATCGACGACAGGAATACATAGTTATCGCCAGGCCCCCCCACCTCTTCCGGTACCTTGATGATCCGTGGCAGCAGGCGCGGCGCCGGGATGATCGCCAGGCCCGAATCGCGTCCGAAGGCGTCGATCCCTTCCAGTTCGACGATGAAGTTGAGGCTCTTGTTCACCAGCAGCGGGAACGGGTGAGTCGGGTCGAGGCCGATCGGCGTGATGATCGGCGCGATCTCGTCGCGAAAGTAGCGACGCACCCAGGTTTTGATCTTGGTGGTCCAGTGACGGCGACGGATGAAGCGGACCTGATGTTTTTCCAGTTCCGGCAGCAGGATGTCGTTGAGAATCGCGTACTGGCGGTCCACATGGCCGTGTACCAGCTCGCTGATGCGCGCCAGCGCCTGGTGCGGCTGCAGGCCATCGGCGCCGGCTTGCTCGCGGGCAAAGGTGATCTGCTTCTTGAGACCGGCGACGCGGATTTCGAAGAACTCATCCAGGTTGCTGGAGAAGATCAGCAGGAATTTGAGCCGCTCCAGCAGCGGATAGGACTCATCCAGCGCCTGCTCCAGCACGCGGATGTTGAATTGCAGTTGTGACAGCTCGCGATGGATGTACAGGCTGCTGTCATCCAGGTTGGTCACCGCGACCACCGGGGCCGCCACGGGCGCCTCGACCACCACCGCAGGTGCGGCGGGCTCGTGCTCCGGCGGGGTCTCGGTGACTTGTTCAACCACCGGGTGAGCGTCTTTTACGGCAACTTCTGTGAGTCCTTCGGTATTCATCGAATGTTCCTGTGAGGGCTATTGTTGCTCTCTAAGCAATTGGGCGGCGCGGGCGGCGAAGTAGGTCAGGATGCCATCGGCCCCGGCGCGTTTAAAGGCTGTCAGGGATTCAAGGATCACCCCTTCACTCAGCCATCCATTCTGTATTGCAGCCATGTGCATCGCGTATTCGCCGCTGACCTGGTAGACGAAAGTCGGCACCTTGAATTCTTCTTTGACCCGATAAAGGATGTCCAGGTACGGCATCCCCGGCTTGACCATCACCATGTCAGCGCCTTCGGCCAGGTCGGCCGCCACTTCGTGCAGGGCTTCATGGCTGTTGGCCGGGTCCATCTGGTACGAGGCCTTGTTGGCCTTGCCCAGGTTCAGCGCCGAGCCCACCGCATCGCGGAACGGGCCGTAATAGGCGCTGGCGTACTTGGCCGAGTAGGCCATGATCCGCACATTGACGTGCCCGGCCAGTTCCAGGGCCTCGCGGATCGCCTGGATGCGGCCGTCCATCATGTCCGACGGCGCAACCACCTGGGCGCCTGCCGCTGCGTGGGACAAGGCCTGCTTGACCAGCGCGTCGACAGTGATGTCGTTCTGAACATAGCCTTCTTCGTCAAGAATGCCATCCTGGCCGTGGGTGGTGAACGGGTCCAACGCCACGTCGGTGATCACCCCAAGCTCCGGGAAACGCTCGCGCAGGGCGCGCGTGGCGCGCTGGGCGATCCCTTCCGGGTTCCAGGCTTCGGCAGCATCCAGTGACTTGAGTTCAGACGGCGTGACCGGAAACAGCGCCAATGCCGGAATCCCCAACTCGACCCAACCGGCGGCTTCTTCTAGCAGCAGGTCAATGGTCAAGCGCTCTACACCTGGCATCGAGGCCACCGTTTCGCGACGATTTTCACCGTCCAGCACAAATACCGGCAGAATCAGATCGTTGGTCGTCAGCACGTTTTCGCGAACCAGGCGGCGAGAAAAATCATCACGACGATTGCGACGCAGACGGGTGGCGGGGAACAGGCGATTGGCAGGGGTAAAGCTCACGACAGACTCCTGAGCCCGGGTTCACGGGCGAGCGTTGCAGTTATAAGCGGCCATTATGACGAAGGTATGACAGTTGTGCTTAACGATGCGACCTGTAGTCGCATTCGTCGTTTATGTAGGAATTGTTCACTTCGTGACACATCTCGATACTTTCATGAATGTTCACGAAGGCGTAGGCTGCGCGTTCATTTCGCCAGCACCCAGACCATGCTTCAACAATTTCTGCATGACTTCGGCTACTTTGCCCTCTTCCTTGGGACCTTCTTCGAAGGCGAGACCATCTTGGTGCTCGCAGGCTTCCTGGCGTTCCGTGGATACATGGATATCAACCTGGTGGTCGTGGTTGCGTTTTTCGGCAGCTACGCGGGCGACCAACTCTGGTACTACATGGGCCGCAAGCATGGCCGCAAGCTGTTGGCGCGCAAACCACGCTGGCAATTGATGGGCGACAAGGCCCTGGAGCACATCCGCAAGCACCCGGATATCTGGGTGCTGAGCTTCCGCTTTGTGTATGGGTTGCGCACCGTCATGCCGGTGGCGATTGGCCTTTCCGGTTACCCACCGATGCGCTACCTGATCCTCAATGGCATTGGTGCAGCGATATGGGCCGCCGCCCTGGGCGCGGCGGCTTATCACTTCGGCGCCGTGCTCGAAGGTATGCTTGGCAGCGTCAAGAAATACGAACTGTGGGTATTGGGCGCATTGCTGGTACTGGGCTTCGGCCTGTGGCTGCGCCGTCGCTTCAAGAATGCGCGTATCGCCCGTGAAGCCTGTGCCGAGGCCAAGGCCCGGCTTGCCGCCGAGCCCGTGCCGCTCGAAGCCCCTAAGACAGAAGCTCCTAAGACACCAGTCGAGTAAACCGGCTTCTGCAGCAGTAGAGGCCGATCACGCTGAGCAAGCTGTAGCTCAGCAGGCCCAGCCAGCCCAGGTTGCTGGCTGGCCATAGCCCGATCAACGGTGCCAGCCCTACCAGCGGCACGTTCAGCGCCAGCCGCAAAAGCTCGGCCTTCCACGCCCACGGCCGGTTCTCCAGGGCCACGCCTAATGTGAACAACCCCAGCGCCATCGCACTCCAGCCCAGGATCAGCGCCGCCACGGGCAAGCCTTCGCCGACATTCATCAAATAGCTGCCAAAACCCACATACGCCGCGAACTGCAGCGCGATGTAGACCTGTTGGCGCACATCCAACGGTACTTCGAATTTGCGAAACTGGCTCAAGTCATGTTTGGCCAACGGGTACTTGGCCTTCACGTCTGCCGGGCGCCAGCCGGTGCGCATGAACCAGATGCGCAGCTTGTCCCATCCACTCTCGGTGCGCCGCGCGTCACTCCACAACTGTGCATAGAACTGCAGGTTCGCCCATAGCGGATTCCAGCTGGCCAAGGGCGTGGTCACGCCGAAAATCACCGGTTCGTTGTCGTCTTCCTCCTGGAAGGTGCCAAACAGCCGGTCCCAAATAATGAACACCCCGCCATAGTTGCGATCCATGTAGAGAGCGTTCTGTGCATGGTGGGCCCGATGATTGGACGGCGTGACGAAAAACCACTCATACCAGCCGAGCTTCGGCACATGCCGGGTGTGCACCCAAAATTGATACAGCAAGTTAAGGGACGCCACGCTGATAAACACCACCAATGGCACACCCAGTACGGCCAGGGGCAGGTAGAAGATCCAACTGAGCAGGAAGCCCGTGCTGGTCTGGCGCAGTGCGGTGCTGAGGTTGTAGTCCTCGCTCTGATGGTGCACCGAGTGCGCGGCCCACAGGATGTTGCGTTCGTGGCCCATGCGGTGCAGCCAGTAGTAGCAGAAGTCGTAGAACACAAACGCGAACACCCAGGTCCAGACGCTCTGGGCAGACAGTTCGATGACGGCAAGATGCTTGAGGGCGAATGCGTAGGTCAACAGCCCTACGCCCTTGGTCAGCAACCCCGTGGTCGTCGACAGCACACCGGTGCTGAGGCTGTTGATGGCATCCGCCACCCGGTAGTTGCGTTCACCGCGCCAACGGTCGGCAAGCAGCTCCACGACAATCAACGCAATGAAAAACGGTACCGCGTAAGGCACGAAGTCCATGGTCTGGTCCGGTCTATTTTTGTTACATCAAGATTAGGTGCAGCGGCGCGAGATCCCATTGGCAACAGATGACAAATTAGTAGACATTTAACGCCAAGAATCCCAGGAGAAATGCCCATGAGCAAAAAGATTGCAGTGATCCTTTCCGGCTGTGGCGTGTACGACGGCGCAGAGATCCACGAAAGCGTGATCACCTTGCTGCGCCTGGACCAGCGCGGCGCTCAGGTCCAATGTTTCGCACCGGACATCGCGCAATTGCATGTGATCAACCACCTCACCGGCGAAGAAATGCCCGAATCACGCAATGTGCTGGTGGAGTCGGCGCGGATCGCCCGAGGTGACGTGAAAGACATCCGCGAGGCCAACGTCGAAGACTTCGATGCACTGATCGTACCCGGCGGGTTTGGCGCGGCGAAAAACCTCTCGAACTTTGCCGTGGAAGGCGCCGGCTGCAGCGTCAACCCGCAAGTGCTGGAATTGGCCGAGGCGTTTGCCGAAGCGGGCAAGCCTGTGGGGCTGATCTGTATCTCCCCTGCCCTGGCGGCGAAGATCTACGGCCCGGGGGTGACCTGCACCATCGGCAACTGCGCCGACACCGCCGCCGCGCTGGACAAGATGGGCGCCACTCACCAGGAATGCGGGGTGGAAGATATCGTCGAAGACAAGGCACGCAAACTGGTGAGCACGCCGGCCTATATGCTCGGCAAGAACATCAGCGAGGTCGCTTCAGGGATCAACAAGCTGGTGGACCGGGTGCTGGAACTGACCCACGAGAACGACTGATAGCCCCCTCACTGTGGCAAGTCGCTAGTTGTGGTGAGCGGGCTTGCGTGGTGAGCGAGCTTGCCCCGCGCTGGGTG carries:
- the hemB gene encoding porphobilinogen synthase → MSFTPANRLFPATRLRRNRRDDFSRRLVRENVLTTNDLILPVFVLDGENRRETVASMPGVERLTIDLLLEEAAGWVELGIPALALFPVTPSELKSLDAAEAWNPEGIAQRATRALRERFPELGVITDVALDPFTTHGQDGILDEEGYVQNDITVDALVKQALSHAAAGAQVVAPSDMMDGRIQAIREALELAGHVNVRIMAYSAKYASAYYGPFRDAVGSALNLGKANKASYQMDPANSHEALHEVAADLAEGADMVMVKPGMPYLDILYRVKEEFKVPTFVYQVSGEYAMHMAAIQNGWLSEGVILESLTAFKRAGADGILTYFAARAAQLLREQQ
- the elbB gene encoding isoprenoid biosynthesis glyoxalase ElbB, producing the protein MSKKIAVILSGCGVYDGAEIHESVITLLRLDQRGAQVQCFAPDIAQLHVINHLTGEEMPESRNVLVESARIARGDVKDIREANVEDFDALIVPGGFGAAKNLSNFAVEGAGCSVNPQVLELAEAFAEAGKPVGLICISPALAAKIYGPGVTCTIGNCADTAAALDKMGATHQECGVEDIVEDKARKLVSTPAYMLGKNISEVASGINKLVDRVLELTHEND
- the ppk1 gene encoding polyphosphate kinase 1, with product MNTEGLTEVAVKDAHPVVEQVTETPPEHEPAAPAVVVEAPVAAPVVAVTNLDDSSLYIHRELSQLQFNIRVLEQALDESYPLLERLKFLLIFSSNLDEFFEIRVAGLKKQITFAREQAGADGLQPHQALARISELVHGHVDRQYAILNDILLPELEKHQVRFIRRRHWTTKIKTWVRRYFRDEIAPIITPIGLDPTHPFPLLVNKSLNFIVELEGIDAFGRDSGLAIIPAPRLLPRIIKVPEEVGGPGDNYVFLSSMIHAHADDLFQGMKVKGCYQFRLTRNADLALDSEDVEDLARALRGELFSRRYGDAVRLEVADTCPKHLSDYLLKQFNLGETELYQVNGPVNLTRLFSITGLDSHPELQYTPFTPQIPKLLQNSENIFSVVSKQDILLLHPFESFTPVVDLLRQAAKDPHVLAVRQTLYRSGANSEIVDALVDAARNGKEVTAVIELRARFDEESNLQLASRLQAAGAVVIYGVVGFKTHAKMMLILRREAGEIVRYAHLGTGNYHAGNAKLYTDYSLLTSDDALCEDVGKLFSQLIGMGKTLRMKKLLHAPFTLKKGMLDMIARETQFALDGKPAHIIAKFNSLTDPKIIRALYKASQSGVRIDLVVRGMCCLRPGIVGVSHNIHVRSIIGRFLEHTRVFYFLNGGEEQMFLSSADWMERNLDKRVETCFPVEGKKLIMRVKKELESYLTDNTHSWSLQSDGRYVRNTPTGNQNPRSAQATLLEKLGSPILTVN
- a CDS encoding DedA family protein → MLQQFLHDFGYFALFLGTFFEGETILVLAGFLAFRGYMDINLVVVVAFFGSYAGDQLWYYMGRKHGRKLLARKPRWQLMGDKALEHIRKHPDIWVLSFRFVYGLRTVMPVAIGLSGYPPMRYLILNGIGAAIWAAALGAAAYHFGAVLEGMLGSVKKYELWVLGALLVLGFGLWLRRRFKNARIAREACAEAKARLAAEPVPLEAPKTEAPKTPVE
- a CDS encoding sterol desaturase family protein, with the translated sequence MDFVPYAVPFFIALIVVELLADRWRGERNYRVADAINSLSTGVLSTTTGLLTKGVGLLTYAFALKHLAVIELSAQSVWTWVFAFVFYDFCYYWLHRMGHERNILWAAHSVHHQSEDYNLSTALRQTSTGFLLSWIFYLPLAVLGVPLVVFISVASLNLLYQFWVHTRHVPKLGWYEWFFVTPSNHRAHHAQNALYMDRNYGGVFIIWDRLFGTFQEEDDNEPVIFGVTTPLASWNPLWANLQFYAQLWSDARRTESGWDKLRIWFMRTGWRPADVKAKYPLAKHDLSQFRKFEVPLDVRQQVYIALQFAAYVGFGSYLMNVGEGLPVAALILGWSAMALGLFTLGVALENRPWAWKAELLRLALNVPLVGLAPLIGLWPASNLGWLGLLSYSLLSVIGLYCCRSRFTRLVS
- the ppx gene encoding exopolyphosphatase, translated to MPQSQAKNLSLIAAIDLGSNSFHMVVAKAQNGEIRILERLGEKVQLAAGIDDERQLNEESMQRGLDCLKRFAQLINGMPLGAVRIVGTNALREARNRGEFIRRAEEILGHPVEVISGREEARLIYLGVSHTLADTPGKRLVADIGGGSTEFIIGQRFEPLLRESLQMGCVSYTQRYFKDGKITPARYAQAYTAARLEIMSIEHALHRLTWDEAIGSSGTIRAIGLALKAGGHGTGEVNAEGLAWLKRKLFKLGDAEKIDFDGIKPDRRTIFPAGLAILEAIFDALELQRMDHCDGALREGVLYDLLGRHHHEDVRERTLTSLMERYHVDLEQAARVERKALHAFDQVAEDWDLEDGVWRELLGWAAKVHEVGLDIAHYHYHKHGAYLIEHSDLAGFSREDQQMLALLVRGHRRNIPKDKFAEFGDEGIKLIRLCVLLRFAILFHHIRGTQEMPQVTLRANDDSLDVVFPKGWLDENQLTQADFAQEAEWLTRVGFSLNLR
- a CDS encoding DUF1120 domain-containing protein; amino-acid sequence: MKKIVGLTLGIACLAAAFGAQATTSAQLSVRGTIKPASCNLSMTGGGNINYGDIPSSSLSQTAYTPLREMTTPVTINCGAGYTQFGLTFDDLQPNSRVRDILSALNQGHRDIHNFGLGTVAQKNTGGYAITLKDLQSTGKTLSLITRGTNAGAWQNSDGKVAWQSSQYSWRSGVVLVPASLSQMSGTIAVRAVINKAQDLTLNRDVILDGRATLTLVYL